In the Candidatus Electrothrix sp. GW3-4 genome, one interval contains:
- a CDS encoding ABC transporter substrate-binding protein — protein sequence MSASAIANESQDTSPVYIGFDAEEGHVTSTSDEAIRIGILTALDEINRAGGVLGGRNLELLVKDNRSVPARGIKNIKEFSEIEDLVAVFGGKFSPVMIEELDILHEKKMILMDVWGAADIITDHDYAPNYCFRVSLKDSWAIKTMIDYARKKGLNKLGVLLPVTGWGRSNQKAIQKYLAAHPETSVTSTLWYNWGDKSLLDKYITARASGAESILLVANEAEGSILVKEIASLPKEQRLPVVSHWGVSGGQFTKMTGEAIDKIDFSVVQTYSFFDEDRPEKLKKFYTTAGRLFNIKGPEDIPAPVGIAHAYDATHILALAINKAGSTNRPEIRKALEDIEAYDGLIKYYHPPFTKENHTALLPENLFMGRFRLKDGTILRIR from the coding sequence ATGAGCGCCAGCGCCATAGCAAACGAAAGTCAAGATACCTCACCGGTCTATATCGGTTTCGATGCCGAGGAAGGGCATGTAACCAGTACCTCTGATGAAGCAATCAGGATCGGTATCCTCACGGCTCTTGATGAAATCAACAGGGCTGGAGGCGTTCTCGGTGGCAGAAACCTTGAGCTTCTTGTCAAGGATAACCGTTCAGTCCCTGCCAGGGGGATAAAAAACATCAAAGAGTTCTCGGAGATCGAGGATTTGGTCGCCGTATTCGGTGGTAAATTTTCCCCAGTAATGATTGAAGAACTTGACATTCTTCATGAGAAAAAAATGATCTTAATGGATGTGTGGGGAGCAGCAGATATCATCACCGACCATGACTATGCCCCCAATTACTGTTTCCGGGTTTCCTTAAAAGATAGTTGGGCTATAAAAACCATGATTGATTATGCCCGAAAGAAAGGGCTAAACAAACTTGGCGTTCTTCTGCCGGTTACCGGTTGGGGCCGCAGTAATCAGAAGGCCATTCAGAAATATCTGGCGGCTCACCCAGAAACCTCTGTCACCAGCACCCTCTGGTATAACTGGGGCGACAAAAGTTTGTTGGATAAATATATAACGGCCAGGGCGTCGGGAGCTGAATCTATACTCTTGGTCGCTAACGAAGCAGAAGGTTCAATTTTGGTCAAAGAGATAGCATCGCTACCAAAGGAACAGCGCTTGCCGGTCGTAAGTCATTGGGGCGTGAGTGGCGGCCAATTTACCAAGATGACGGGAGAGGCTATTGACAAGATAGATTTTTCCGTGGTCCAAACCTATAGTTTTTTTGACGAAGATCGGCCAGAAAAACTGAAAAAATTTTATACCACTGCCGGAAGACTCTTCAATATCAAAGGACCGGAAGATATCCCTGCCCCGGTGGGGATCGCCCATGCCTATGACGCAACCCACATCTTGGCCCTGGCTATCAATAAGGCTGGCTCAACGAACAGACCTGAAATCCGCAAAGCCCTGGAGGACATTGAGGCATACGACGGACTCATAAAATATTACCATCCTCCTTTTACCAAGGAAAACCACACCGCACTTTTGCCGGAGAATCTGTTCATGGGACGTTTCAGGTTAAAAGATGGAACGATTTTGAGGATCAGGTAA